The Burkholderia lata genome contains a region encoding:
- a CDS encoding ATP-binding protein: MTDPTTHRARAVFPFAALVAQDALQQALLLAAIDPSLGGVLVSGPRGTAKSTAARGLAELLPEGQFVTLPLSASDEQVTGTLDLAHALAENGVRFRPGLLARAHLGVLYVDEVNLLADGLVDTLLDVAASGVNIVERDGVSHAHDARFVLIGTMNPEEGELRPQLLDRFGLMVELENCFDAAQRERIVKARLAFDLDPDAFRTRHASAQRELGDRIHAARARLAALDFDDAVHARVSALCIDAAVDGLRADLVMLRAARALAALEQADAVTVSHVERVADAVLRHRRHAGTPPSSRAPQQDDERNGHTPPDARERPDDSSGTAKNDATASQGDWGYLPPEPAGLRNVKGVVPLPLKKR, translated from the coding sequence GCGCTGCTGCTCGCCGCGATCGACCCGTCGCTGGGCGGCGTGCTCGTGAGCGGGCCGCGCGGCACCGCGAAATCGACCGCGGCGCGCGGCCTCGCGGAGCTGTTGCCCGAAGGGCAGTTCGTCACGCTGCCGCTGTCGGCGAGCGACGAGCAGGTGACGGGTACGCTCGACCTCGCGCATGCACTCGCTGAAAACGGCGTGCGCTTTCGGCCGGGCCTGCTCGCGCGGGCTCATCTCGGCGTGCTGTACGTCGACGAAGTGAATCTGCTCGCCGACGGGCTCGTCGATACGCTGCTCGATGTCGCCGCGAGCGGCGTGAACATCGTCGAGCGCGATGGCGTGTCGCACGCGCACGATGCGCGTTTCGTGCTCATTGGCACGATGAATCCGGAGGAGGGCGAGCTGCGTCCGCAACTGCTCGACCGCTTCGGTTTGATGGTCGAGCTGGAGAACTGCTTCGACGCCGCGCAGCGCGAGCGGATCGTAAAAGCGCGGCTTGCATTCGATCTCGATCCGGATGCGTTCCGCACGCGTCACGCATCCGCTCAACGCGAACTCGGCGACCGGATTCACGCGGCGCGCGCACGGCTCGCGGCGCTCGATTTCGACGATGCAGTCCATGCGCGCGTCAGCGCGCTGTGCATCGACGCGGCCGTCGACGGGCTGCGGGCCGACCTCGTGATGCTGCGCGCGGCGCGTGCGCTTGCCGCGCTGGAGCAGGCCGATGCGGTGACGGTGTCGCATGTGGAGCGTGTGGCCGACGCCGTGCTGCGGCACCGGCGCCATGCGGGCACGCCTCCATCGTCGCGAGCGCCGCAGCAAGACGACGAACGCAACGGCCACACGCCACCCGATGCGCGCGAGCGCCCCGACGATTCGTCCGGCACAGCGAAGAACGATGCCACGGCATCGCAGGGCGACTGGGGCTACCTGCCACCCGAGCCGGCCGGGCTGCGCAACGTGAAAGGCGTGGTGCCGCTGCCGCTAAAAAAACGCTGA
- a CDS encoding vWA domain-containing protein — protein sequence MTRAGTAVAWPATLAAKRGGPLHRDHLRFRKRAGTPDALHCFVLDCSASMLAHERLALAKGLIVAYFDQAARDRVETALICFGGNGAARRFGPAVPRWWNARWLEPVDGGGGTPLADGIAAAAQLLARAARREPGKQRWLWVLSDGRTREMPAKPAAADHVVFVDFDDAAVRIGQGARLAAAWGAQWVTADALCTGRAG from the coding sequence ATGACGCGCGCCGGCACGGCCGTGGCGTGGCCGGCGACGCTTGCCGCGAAGCGCGGCGGCCCGCTGCATCGCGATCATCTGCGCTTCCGGAAACGCGCCGGCACGCCGGACGCACTCCATTGCTTCGTGCTCGACTGTTCGGCGTCGATGCTGGCGCACGAGCGGCTCGCATTGGCGAAGGGGCTGATCGTCGCGTATTTCGACCAGGCCGCGCGCGACCGTGTCGAAACCGCACTGATCTGCTTCGGCGGCAACGGCGCCGCGCGCCGCTTCGGCCCGGCCGTGCCGCGCTGGTGGAATGCGCGCTGGCTCGAACCGGTCGACGGTGGCGGCGGCACCCCGCTCGCGGACGGCATCGCCGCCGCCGCGCAGTTGCTCGCGCGCGCGGCGCGGCGCGAGCCGGGCAAGCAGCGCTGGCTGTGGGTGCTGTCCGACGGACGCACGCGCGAGATGCCCGCAAAACCCGCGGCGGCCGATCACGTCGTGTTCGTCGACTTCGACGATGCGGCCGTGCGGATCGGGCAGGGCGCGCGGCTGGCCGCGGCGTGGGGCGCACAGTGGGTGACGGCCGACGCGCTGTGCACGGGCCGCGCCGGCTGA